CCTCGCGCGGGATGACGCCATGCGCCGCCACTTCATGATACTCGCCGTGATCGCGCTGGCCGCTGGCCGCGCCGGTGCGCTGCACGCAGAGTCCGCGGCGGTGGTGAACAATCCCGATTATGGCCAATGGGACGACACCCCGGGGAAGACGTTTCACCTGCTGGAGAATCTCCTGCTCGGCTCCGAGGACGGCGAAGACGCCTTCGGCCGCATCGCGGGGATCGCGGTGGATTCGCGCGGGCGATGGATCATCCTCGACGGCGGTTTCGAGGTGGTGCGCGTGTACGACCCCGGGTCCATGGAGATCACGTCGGTGGGGCGCAAGGGTCATGGACCCGGAGAATTCAACCAGCCCGGCGCCATCGGGGTGGATGCGCAGGACCGCGTGTATGTTGCGAGTTACGGCGGGCGCGTGGCAGTTTTCTCGCCGGATGGCGAGTTGCTGGACGAATTTCGGCACAAATTGCCCGGTGGGGTTCCCACGGGTCTCAAGATCGGCGAAGGGGGTATCTACCTCGCAAGTCTCGATATGGTCGACCACAAGGTCGTCCACCGCTATGACGCGGGGCACCGTTACCTCGCTTCGTTCTCGAATTCACATGCGGTGGCGAAGCCGATGGACACCACCGAGGAACTCGCCACCTGCGGCGGATTCATCGATGTGGGACCGGACGGGGCGGTGTATTTTGCCCAGTTCACGCCATACGAAATCCGCAAGTTCACGCGTGACGGACGCCTGCTGCTCACCATCCAGCGCAAAAACGAGTTCATGCTCTCGCCGCGTATGGAGCGCGATAACGGCGGTTTCAGCATTCGCTGGCTTGCCGGTTCGGTGGGCATCCTGGTGCTACCGGATGGCAAGCTGATGCACCTCACCATGTGCTTTCCCGATCGCGACGTGGATCACACGAAGACCGTCGTCGACATCTTCGATTCCGACGGACACCTGCTCAAGTCGCGCACGCTCGAGGGTCGCATCGCGATGCATTTCGTCGATGATGAATGGCGCGCGTACGCCATCGAAGCGCGCACCTACCCGCTCGTCGTGCGCTACGAAATCCGCCTTCCGTAGAAAATGGCCCGGTTTTTGCCAGATTTTTGTTGACACCATATCTCACGGTGCGAGAATCCCCGTGACGTTGGTTGGTCAACCTCGGAAACGGTGCATGGGGCGTTTCGTCCCGGGCATCGGGATAAGGAAGGAACCAAATGGCAGCAAAACGTAGAGCCAAGAGAAAAGCCAAGCGCAAGGTCAAACGCGTTGTCCGCAAGGTCAAACGCAAAGTTCGCCGCAAGGTGAAGGCGAAGGCCAAGGTGCGGCGCAAGGTCAAGCGGAAAGCCAAGCGCAAGGTCCGTAAGGTCAAGCGCAAAGCCAAGCGCAAGGTCCGCAAGGTCAAGCGCAAAGCCAAGCGCAAGGTGCGCCGCAAAGTCCGGCGCAAAAAGGTTGCTCCGCCTGAAATGGAGATGTAGCCTGGCCCACGGCCTAGTCGGCCGCGAGCTCATGGGAAGGGAAACGCAAGTTTCCCTTCCCTTTTTTTATCCCCCGCGGGTGTGGTAGCCTGAAGGCTGCTCCTCCGGAATCTCCTCCCACAAGCGTCTCCTCCCACTGCGGGCCCCCGGGCCCGGGAGGTTGGACCGTGCATACCACCGTATTTTCCGGCGCCATCGTCGGTATCGAGGGCCTCGTGGTCGAGGCCGAAGTGGACATCTCGCGGGGCATCCCCGCCTTCTCGGTGGTGGGTCTGCCCAACGCCGCGGTGCGCGAGAGCCGCGAGCGGGTGACCGCCGCCATCAAGAACACCGGCCGCCAGTTTCCGCTGGAGCGCATCACCGTCAACCTCGCCCCCGCCGACGTCAAGAAGGAGGGCGCCGCCCACGACCTCGCCATCGCGGTGGGGATCCTGGTGGCGTCGGGGCAGGCGGAACTCCAGCCCGCGCGCACGCTCTTCATCGGCGAGCTGGCACTGGACGGATCGCTGCGGCGGGTGCCGGGCGTGCTGCCCATTCTGTTGCACGCGCGCGCGCGGGGATTCGCGCGCGCGGTGGTGCCGCTGGGCAACCTGGAGGAGACGCGTATGGTGGAGGGGCTGGAGGTGGTGGCGTGCGAGGGACTGCGCGCCGCCGTGGCGGCGTCGCTCACGCCGGTGCACGGGCCCAAAGGCAGGGGACAGACGGATGACGACCTGTTCGACGCCACCCTGGATGGCCGCGTGTTCATCAAACCGGCCGACGAACCGGCGCCGCAGCCGAAGTCCTCGAATCCCTATTCTATAGATATGGCCGACGTGGTGGGCCAGGAGGCGGCCAAGCGCGCGCTGCTGGTGGCGGCCGCCGGCGGGCACCACGTGCTCATGACGGGCCCGCCCGGGTCCGGCAAGACCATGCTCGCGCGGCGTTTTGCAACCGTGCTGCCGCTGCTCACCACCCAGCGGGCGGTGGAGACCACCATGATCTACAGCGTCATCGGTCTGCTGGGCAGCAACGGGGCGGGCGGGCTGGTCACCACGCCACCGTTTCGCGCGCCGCACCACAGTGCCAGCGATGCCGGGCTGATCGGCGGCGGGGGCAACCCGCGGCCGGGCGAGATTACGCTGGCGCACAACGGGGTGCTGTTCCTGGACGAGCTGCCCGAGTTCCGCCGCCACGTGCTGGAGACGCTGCGCGAACCGCTGGAGGAGGGGCACATTACGATTTCGCGGGCAAAGAGCGCGGTCACATTCCCCGCGCGCTTCCAACTGGTGGCGGCCATGAACCCCTGCGCTTGCGGAATGCATGGAAG
This genomic interval from Candidatus Krumholzibacteriia bacterium contains the following:
- a CDS encoding YifB family Mg chelatase-like AAA ATPase, whose translation is MHTTVFSGAIVGIEGLVVEAEVDISRGIPAFSVVGLPNAAVRESRERVTAAIKNTGRQFPLERITVNLAPADVKKEGAAHDLAIAVGILVASGQAELQPARTLFIGELALDGSLRRVPGVLPILLHARARGFARAVVPLGNLEETRMVEGLEVVACEGLRAAVAASLTPVHGPKGRGQTDDDLFDATLDGRVFIKPADEPAPQPKSSNPYSIDMADVVGQEAAKRALLVAAAGGHHVLMTGPPGSGKTMLARRFATVLPLLTTQRAVETTMIYSVIGLLGSNGAGGLVTTPPFRAPHHSASDAGLIGGGGNPRPGEITLAHNGVLFLDELPEFRRHVLETLREPLEEGHITISRAKSAVTFPARFQLVAAMNPCACGMHGSKLRQCRCSPLQVEKYLAKISGPLVDRIAIHVTVQPVDLEMWSSSSPRMSSVEMRNKVARARDIQAQRYKSLDGIDCNARLPDGLFSRFCVMDSPAETLFAKAQKSLLVSARARGHIVRVARTIADLEESKQISERHIMEAVGYRASE